The proteins below are encoded in one region of Stigmatopora argus isolate UIUO_Sarg chromosome 2, RoL_Sarg_1.0, whole genome shotgun sequence:
- the coro2ba gene encoding coronin-2B, which yields MTVTKMSWRPTYRSSKFRNVYGKVGSREHCYDGIPITKNVHDNHFCAVNSKFLAVVTESAGGGSFIIIPVSQSGRLDSHYPKVCGHQGKVLDIKWNPFFENIIASCSEDSSVRIWEIPEAGLKRNMTEAVLELYGHSRRVGLIEWHPTSSGILFSAGYDYKILIWNLEIGEPVKMIDCHTDVILSMSFNTDGSLMATSCKDKKLRVIEPRSGRVLQQASYKNHRVNRVVFLGNLKRLLTTGVSRWNTRQIALWDQEDLSMPVMEEDIDGLSGLLFPFYDSDTQMLYLAGKGDGNIRYFEITTEKPYIQYLMEFRSPSPQKGLGVMPKRGLDVGACEVFRFYKLVTLKGLIEPISMIVPRRSDTYQEDIYPMTPGTEPALSAEEWLSGIDKDPVLMSLKDGYHRPNKLVFKAPVKEKKNVVVNGIDLLENIPPRTENELLRMFFRQQDELRRLKEELNSKDVRIRQLELELNNMKNVSSNNI from the exons ATGTCATGGCGCCCAACCTACCGAAGCTCCAAGTTTCGAAACGTCTATGGAAAAGTGGGGAGTCGGGAGCACTGCTATGACGGCATCCCCATCACCAAGAACGTCCATGACAACCACTTCTGTGCTGTTAACTCCAAGTTCCTGGCTGTGGTCACTGAGAGCGCTGGAGGGGGCTCATTCATCATCATTCCTGTTTCCCAG TCAGGTCGTCTCGATTCTCACTACCCAAAGGTATGTGGGCACCAAGGCAAGGTGCTGGACATCAAGTGGAACCCTTTCTTTGAAAACATCATAGCTTCCTGTTCAGAAGATAGCTCG GTGCGAATATGGGAGATCCCAGAGGCCGGACTGAAACGCAATATGACCGAGGCAGTGCTGGAGCTATATGGTCACAGCAGACGGGTGGGTCTGATCGAGTGGCATCCCACCAGTAGTGGCATCCTTTTCAGCGCTGGCTACGATTATAAG ATCCTTATCTGGAACTTGGAGATTGGAGAGCCAGTAAAAATGATTGACTGCCACACAGACGTGATCCTTAGTATGTCCTTCAACACAGACGGCAGCCTAATGGCCACCAGCTGTAAGGACAAGAAGCTGCGAGTAATTGAGCCACGCTCTGGGAGAGTTCTTCAG CAAGCCAGCTACAAGAACCACCGTGTAAACCGAGTTGTTTTCCTGGGTAACCTCAAGCGGCTGCTCACCACAGGCGTCTCTCGTTGGAACACCCGTCAGATTGCACTTTGGGATCAG GAGGATTTGTCGATGCCAGTGATGGAGGAGGATATTGATGGTCTCTCAGGATTGTTGTTTCCCTTCTATGATAGTGACACTCAGATGTTGTACCTAGCAGGCAAG GGAGATGGCAACATCCGCTACTTTGAGATTACAACAGAGAAACCATACATCCAATACCTAATGGAGTTCCGATCTCCATCACCTCAGAAAGGATTGG GCGTAATGCCAAAGCGTGGTCTGGATGTGGGAGCCTGCGAGGTGTTCCGCTTTTACAAGCTGGTTACATTGAAAGGCTTGATAGAGCCCATTTCTATGATCGTACCAAGAAGG TCAGACACTTACCAAGAAGACATTTACCCCATGACTCCAGGAACAGAACCGGCCCTTTCAGCCGAGGAGTGGCTCAGTGGTATTGACAAGG ATCCAGTCTTAATGTCCCTGAAGGATGGCTATCATCGACCAAACAAGCTAGTGTTTAAAGCCCCagtgaaggagaagaaaaatgtTGTCGTGAATGGTATCGACTTGCTCGAGAATATTCCACCCAGGActgaaaatgag CTTCTGCGGATGTTCTTCCGGCAGCAGGATGAGTTGCGGAGGCTGAAGGAAGAGTTGAACTCCAAGGATGTCCGAATACGTCAATTGGAGCTGGAACTTAACAACATGAAGAATGTGAGCTCAAATAACATCTGA
- the anp32a gene encoding acidic leucine-rich nuclear phosphoprotein 32 family member A isoform X2: MEMKKRIHLELRNRTPSDVKELVLDSCRSNDGKIEGLTDEFEELEFLSIVGVGLTTIAHLPKLKKLKKLELSDNKIAGGLEVLAEKCPNLRHLHLSDNRIKDLRTIEPLKDVSTLKSLELFSCEVTNLSEYRDGVFKLLPQLIYLDGYDKDDRDSDSDHDLYLEDWGHGNENVDGEEGEEEEEEEADDDEEENEEGGALSGEEEDEEDKDEEDKEVDDDEEAEEEDEEEDEQERGQKRKRELNEEGEDDDDDDD; encoded by the exons ATGGAAATGAAAAAGAGAATTCACCTAGAACTGCGGAACCGTACACCGTCGGAC GTCAAAGAGCTTGTTCTTGACAGCTGTCGTTCCAATGATGGCAAGATCGAAGGTCTGACAGATGAATTTGAGGAGCTGGAATTCTTGAGCATAGTGGGAGTTGGACTGACAACCATTGCCCACTTgccaaaactaaaaaaactcaaaaag CTTGAACTCAGCGATAACAAGATCGCAGGGGGCTTGGAAGTACTAGCCGAGAAATGTCCCAACCTCAGACACCTCCACCTAAGTGACAACAGGATTAAAGACCTCAGGACTATTGAACCACTG AAAGACGTTTCGACCCTGAAAAGTCTCGAGCTGTTCTCCTGTGAGGTAACAAACCTGAGCGAGTACAGAGACGGAGTTTTTAAGCTACTTCCACAGCTGATCTATCTGGACGGATACGACAAAGATGACAGAGATTCGGATTCGGATCATGATCTTTACTTGGAAGACTGGGGACATGGCAATGAAAATGTCGATG GAGAGGAgggagaggaggaagaggaggaggaagcagATGACGATGAAGAGGAGAATGAAGAGGGAGGAGCCCTCAGTGGAGAA gaggaagatgaggaggacAAAGATGAGGAGGACAAAGAAGTAGATGACGATgaagaggcggaggaggaggacgaggaagaGGATG AGCAAGAGCGGGGTCAGAAGAGAAAACGGGAACTGAATGAAGAAGGagaagacgacgacgatgatgatgactgA
- the anp32a gene encoding acidic leucine-rich nuclear phosphoprotein 32 family member A isoform X1 has protein sequence MEMKKRIHLELRNRTPSDVKELVLDSCRSNDGKIEGLTDEFEELEFLSIVGVGLTTIAHLPKLKKLKKLELSDNKIAGGLEVLAEKCPNLRHLHLSDNRIKDLRTIEPLKDVSTLKSLELFSCEVTNLSEYRDGVFKLLPQLIYLDGYDKDDRDSDSDHDLYLEDWGHGNENVDDVEDYDDDDDAPSGEEGEEEEEEEADDDEEENEEGGALSGEEEDEEDKDEEDKEVDDDEEAEEEDEEEDEQERGQKRKRELNEEGEDDDDDDD, from the exons ATGGAAATGAAAAAGAGAATTCACCTAGAACTGCGGAACCGTACACCGTCGGAC GTCAAAGAGCTTGTTCTTGACAGCTGTCGTTCCAATGATGGCAAGATCGAAGGTCTGACAGATGAATTTGAGGAGCTGGAATTCTTGAGCATAGTGGGAGTTGGACTGACAACCATTGCCCACTTgccaaaactaaaaaaactcaaaaag CTTGAACTCAGCGATAACAAGATCGCAGGGGGCTTGGAAGTACTAGCCGAGAAATGTCCCAACCTCAGACACCTCCACCTAAGTGACAACAGGATTAAAGACCTCAGGACTATTGAACCACTG AAAGACGTTTCGACCCTGAAAAGTCTCGAGCTGTTCTCCTGTGAGGTAACAAACCTGAGCGAGTACAGAGACGGAGTTTTTAAGCTACTTCCACAGCTGATCTATCTGGACGGATACGACAAAGATGACAGAGATTCGGATTCGGATCATGATCTTTACTTGGAAGACTGGGGACATGGCAATGAAAATGTCGATG ATGTAGAGGAttatgatgatgacgatgatgcaCCTTCAGGAGAGGAgggagaggaggaagaggaggaggaagcagATGACGATGAAGAGGAGAATGAAGAGGGAGGAGCCCTCAGTGGAGAA gaggaagatgaggaggacAAAGATGAGGAGGACAAAGAAGTAGATGACGATgaagaggcggaggaggaggacgaggaagaGGATG AGCAAGAGCGGGGTCAGAAGAGAAAACGGGAACTGAATGAAGAAGGagaagacgacgacgatgatgatgactgA